The following are from one region of the Streptomyces decoyicus genome:
- a CDS encoding DUF6381 family protein — MSATGESRGRIQQMRDKAQELQAAAERSGDPEERKRLQEKARRLASQSEQESGMASGDIYPAE; from the coding sequence ATGAGCGCCACAGGAGAATCACGCGGACGAATCCAGCAGATGCGCGACAAGGCCCAGGAATTGCAGGCGGCCGCGGAACGGTCCGGCGACCCGGAGGAGCGCAAGCGGCTCCAGGAGAAGGCCCGCAGGCTCGCGTCCCAGAGTGAGCAGGAAAGCGGTATGGCCAGCGGAGACATCTACCCCGCCGAGTAG
- a CDS encoding caspase family protein has protein sequence MATGLSLHLGLNQVDATKYGGWDGRLVACENDADDMARLAGEAGFEGTTLLTSESTVKNVTAELRKAAKKLKRGDILLFTYSGHGGQVPNVDGSDDEPDEFDETLVFYDREFLDDELHREFARFAQGVRILALLDCCHSGTGIEVREVLSPEAMEEQFQTRDPQQIENTARLMPVVQQHEVYQRDKEFFQELQRDLAADKSRAAEADALLISACQDNQLASDGAVNGKFTATLLDVWDGGSFRGGYRAFHRDILRNMPPTQSPNLYLAGRPGDAFLEQRPFTV, from the coding sequence ATGGCCACCGGCCTCTCCCTCCACCTCGGACTCAACCAGGTCGATGCCACCAAGTACGGCGGCTGGGACGGCCGGCTCGTCGCCTGTGAGAACGACGCCGACGACATGGCCCGGCTGGCCGGCGAAGCCGGATTCGAGGGCACGACCCTGCTCACCTCCGAGAGCACCGTGAAGAACGTCACCGCCGAACTGCGCAAGGCGGCCAAGAAACTCAAGCGCGGCGACATCCTGCTGTTCACCTACTCGGGCCACGGCGGACAGGTCCCGAACGTCGACGGTTCCGACGACGAGCCGGACGAATTCGACGAGACCCTGGTGTTCTACGACCGTGAATTCCTCGACGACGAGCTGCACCGGGAATTCGCCCGCTTCGCCCAGGGCGTGCGGATCCTGGCCCTGCTCGACTGCTGCCACAGCGGCACCGGCATCGAGGTACGGGAGGTCCTCAGCCCCGAGGCGATGGAGGAGCAGTTCCAGACCCGCGACCCCCAGCAGATCGAGAACACCGCGCGCCTCATGCCGGTCGTGCAGCAGCACGAGGTCTACCAACGCGACAAAGAATTCTTCCAGGAACTCCAGCGTGATCTCGCCGCGGACAAGAGCCGTGCGGCGGAAGCGGACGCCCTGCTCATCTCCGCCTGCCAGGACAATCAGCTGGCCTCCGACGGTGCCGTGAACGGCAAATTCACGGCGACGCTGCTGGACGTCTGGGACGGCGGCTCGTTCCGCGGCGGCTACCGCGCCTTCCACCGCGACATCCTGCGCAATATGCCGCCCACCCAGAGCCCGAATCTGTATCTGGCCGGCCGGCCCGGCGACGCATTCCTGGAGCAGCGGCCCTTCACGGTGTGA
- a CDS encoding DNA/RNA non-specific endonuclease: protein MIPSDSPRAGGAVAGTGSGPSSAGRTGYDEHFLGVPVPLPMPSNPAVETVVLPYTHFTVVLRPDRRMAAATAVCIDGQRLVEHVPRESSWQFDPRLGKDRQAGNDVYRDNSLDKGHLVRRLDPVWGEAAEANQANEDTFHYTNAAPQADVFNQGKKLWQGLENYLLDHAAGFDRKLTVLTGPVLHDSDPPYRGVQVPLRFWKVAAFLQDGALAATAYVLDQSPDLTRDADRALAGAQAGAPPPLGAFRTFQVPVKDVVELTSLDLGPLPAADLMPVVRAPEERWKRLASHDDIVLRHG from the coding sequence ATGATCCCATCAGATTCCCCACGGGCCGGTGGGGCAGTGGCCGGGACGGGGTCCGGGCCGTCGTCGGCCGGCCGTACGGGCTACGACGAGCACTTCCTCGGAGTCCCGGTACCGCTGCCGATGCCGAGCAACCCCGCCGTGGAGACCGTGGTGCTGCCGTACACCCACTTCACCGTGGTGCTGCGCCCGGACCGGAGGATGGCGGCGGCCACCGCGGTCTGTATCGACGGTCAGCGTCTGGTGGAGCATGTGCCACGGGAGAGCAGCTGGCAGTTCGACCCGCGGCTGGGCAAGGACCGGCAGGCCGGCAATGACGTGTACCGCGACAACTCCCTGGACAAGGGGCATCTGGTGCGCCGGCTCGATCCCGTGTGGGGCGAGGCAGCGGAGGCGAACCAGGCCAATGAGGACACCTTTCACTACACCAACGCCGCCCCGCAGGCCGATGTCTTCAACCAGGGCAAGAAGCTCTGGCAGGGGCTGGAGAACTATCTGCTCGACCACGCCGCCGGCTTCGACCGGAAGCTGACCGTGCTCACCGGGCCCGTACTGCACGACTCCGACCCGCCGTACCGGGGCGTACAAGTGCCGCTGCGCTTCTGGAAGGTGGCGGCGTTCCTCCAGGACGGCGCGCTGGCGGCGACGGCGTACGTCCTCGACCAGAGCCCCGATCTGACCCGGGACGCCGACCGGGCGCTGGCCGGTGCGCAGGCGGGTGCGCCGCCGCCGCTCGGCGCCTTCCGGACGTTCCAGGTGCCGGTGAAGGACGTCGTCGAGCTCACCTCGCTGGACCTGGGCCCGCTCCCCGCCGCCGATCTGATGCCCGTCGTGCGCGCCCCGGAGGAACGCTGGAAGCGGCTCGCCTCACACGACGACATCGTGCTTCGGCACGGCTGA
- a CDS encoding alpha/beta fold hydrolase, which yields MRPRVVYVHGNGNKVRSELLKSQWDTALFGRDMAEASRMAYWAPVRYPEPLPDFRTDQPAGPPELIEEMPVRPDRAGPEPPEEFVARTLDEARLEAGDTGLEARAGADESALVDWLRDMTYLADTLALSGEPDEPGAELPLEALPLPRPGRTAVFRLLVKHAFKDVHGYFFGGAGPAMREVVKEQLDGLGGGPLVVVGHSLGTIIAYEVLMEQAREVKLLVTVGSPLAIAEVQGHLARPPAVPAGVAAWRNASDLRDLVALDHTLRPEYAPEERVTDLLVTNDSSNHHGIGEYLAQHEVRSPVQRVFDGAG from the coding sequence ATGCGACCCAGGGTCGTCTACGTCCACGGCAACGGGAACAAGGTCCGCTCGGAGCTGCTCAAGTCCCAGTGGGACACGGCGCTCTTCGGCAGGGACATGGCCGAGGCGTCGCGGATGGCGTACTGGGCCCCGGTGCGGTACCCCGAGCCGCTCCCCGACTTCCGGACGGACCAGCCGGCCGGCCCGCCGGAGCTGATCGAGGAGATGCCCGTCCGGCCGGACCGGGCCGGCCCCGAACCGCCGGAGGAGTTCGTGGCGCGGACGCTGGACGAAGCGCGCCTCGAAGCCGGGGACACCGGGCTGGAGGCGCGGGCCGGCGCCGACGAGAGCGCGCTGGTCGACTGGCTGCGGGACATGACCTATCTCGCCGACACCCTGGCCCTTTCCGGGGAGCCGGACGAGCCCGGTGCGGAGCTTCCGCTGGAGGCGCTCCCACTGCCCCGGCCGGGCCGTACGGCAGTGTTCCGGCTGCTGGTCAAACACGCCTTCAAGGACGTCCACGGCTATTTCTTCGGCGGTGCGGGCCCGGCGATGCGCGAGGTGGTCAAGGAGCAGTTGGACGGCCTGGGCGGGGGCCCGCTCGTGGTGGTCGGCCACAGCCTGGGAACGATCATCGCCTATGAGGTGCTGATGGAGCAGGCGCGGGAGGTGAAGCTGCTGGTCACCGTCGGGTCGCCGCTGGCGATTGCCGAGGTGCAGGGCCATCTGGCGCGGCCGCCGGCCGTCCCGGCGGGGGTCGCGGCCTGGCGCAACGCCTCTGACCTGCGGGATCTGGTGGCGCTCGACCACACCCTGCGGCCCGAGTACGCCCCGGAGGAACGCGTCACCGATCTGCTGGTCACGAACGACAGCAGCAATCATCACGGCATCGGCGAGTATCTGGCCCAGCACGAGGTCAGGTCGCCGGTTCAGCGGGTCTTCGACGGTGCCGGGTAG
- a CDS encoding HAD family hydrolase: MPLTETEWDLVTTWVRNYLLDTTEPHTQLAQYGFPPEFIGALRLTHVSTDNARTLVHHSRTDIQRQLRLVEAVTTIDRLAVLPDIAKAREFLDRLREDFRDHAAQDTFRTCVLKNGTEAFIDRQGLRETLRRFLADPDKFVLLVDGEPGSGRSYTYSFLRHIGQHRGFRPVRVTLSRTATAAKVVRRLADFVAGPQAGAAPLNPTELNDLLPSIDEAAHWVAGRATAGEERFWLVLDECDKLDPSSDVWDFIGQLATAIYEHAAVRGDQAPRLVLLGYGRSMRQLPYDLRGNLSWDTARIVEPGDLRHFFDQVFHEAPPEILGTGQPRESAIAELVEVAVHEVLRATGTDGGDGGDREGYMRKLCTAAEGAVRVYRSL, translated from the coding sequence ATGCCGTTGACCGAAACGGAGTGGGATCTCGTCACCACCTGGGTGCGGAACTATCTGCTCGACACCACCGAGCCGCACACACAGCTCGCCCAGTACGGTTTCCCGCCGGAATTCATCGGCGCACTGCGGCTGACGCACGTCAGCACGGACAATGCCCGCACCCTCGTCCACCACTCGCGCACGGACATCCAGCGGCAGCTGAGGCTCGTCGAGGCCGTCACCACGATCGACCGGCTGGCGGTGCTCCCGGACATCGCGAAGGCCCGGGAATTCCTGGACCGGCTGCGGGAGGACTTCCGTGACCACGCCGCACAGGACACCTTCCGTACCTGCGTCCTGAAGAACGGCACCGAGGCCTTCATCGACCGCCAGGGCCTGCGGGAGACGCTGCGCCGGTTCCTCGCGGACCCCGACAAGTTCGTTCTGCTGGTCGACGGCGAGCCGGGCAGCGGCAGGTCGTACACCTACAGCTTTCTGCGCCACATCGGGCAGCACAGGGGATTCCGTCCGGTGCGCGTCACCCTGTCGCGCACCGCCACCGCCGCCAAGGTCGTCCGGCGGCTGGCCGACTTCGTCGCCGGTCCGCAGGCAGGGGCCGCACCGCTGAACCCCACGGAGCTCAACGACCTGCTGCCGTCGATCGACGAGGCAGCGCACTGGGTGGCCGGCCGGGCGACGGCCGGCGAGGAGCGCTTCTGGCTGGTCCTCGACGAGTGCGACAAGCTCGATCCCAGCTCCGATGTGTGGGACTTCATCGGACAGCTCGCCACGGCCATCTACGAGCACGCCGCGGTACGCGGCGACCAGGCGCCCCGGCTGGTGCTCCTGGGGTACGGGCGCTCGATGCGTCAACTGCCGTACGACCTGCGGGGAAATCTGAGCTGGGACACGGCGCGCATCGTCGAACCCGGCGATCTGCGCCACTTCTTCGACCAGGTCTTCCATGAAGCGCCGCCGGAAATCCTCGGTACGGGGCAGCCCCGGGAGTCCGCCATCGCCGAGCTCGTGGAGGTGGCGGTGCACGAGGTGCTCCGGGCCACCGGAACGGACGGCGGGGACGGCGGGGACCGGGAGGGGTACATGCGCAAGCTGTGCACGGCAGCGGAGGGGGCCGTTCGTGTCTACCGATCCCTCTGA
- a CDS encoding ATP-binding protein: MSTDPSERPAVGPAAVRELFAARLRAELHTGEDRRQEVSPARRAYREAACLLGRFDPLRLRLPGERQGAGGAVLELVDDCTTMGTQDQPEWSLKDDVRERALRGLAGPEAARRVLECHPGLPAEPGPERFCLAYLSGSPPATDRLTTDELADALQAVLWLSRVPGMTGLPDTAELQHTLERARLLDPLERLLRSPFQGRTRELAELRDYVTSPGGSAAAGTRPDGRAHHPAPVPPLVVHGPGGMGKSTLLAKFVLDGIHDPAGCFPFAYIDFERPTLSIQEPVTLIAESARQLGIQFPAHRAELDALALECQQVARSQREGQERVTQLHELATTRAVLGRRSSQEFQSLAAGRETELIRRLADVLARAVAERKGGESAQDPPFAWVVDSFEAAQYRGSPVVGRMVAIYLSFQSVYPRMRLIVSGRAPVDHPAKTMKSLDIELGELDTEAAVGLLASCGVEDPEVARALADRVGGHPLSLKLAARAATLAGLGAERTGELIRSLPDRRHQVFRRVDQMLVQGILYDRILSHITDEDVRRLAHPGLVLRVITPEIIKDVLAEPCGLRVTTPEEARALFDEFSRLDMMEPARPDAVRYRSDVRAIMLRLPGGDRTAVMRAVERRAVDHYAARDGLEARAEEIYHRLRLDENPRSVEERWLPGVERFLIGAQQDMTPRAAGLLTARLGGDAPDQVTAGADQEDWERIAAREVEDLLAQGFADAAFERLGRRQPWTPCSPLHALLAETLNRLGRQEEARRAVSDAIGTAEHAGCGERRLELLLLSARLAEDAGDPGSAGRALRTAEDVAVGLGQDLEAMGALLARARLTAGVDGTDLEAGRQLAERLRMLPDAVLADRPVLVRAVASQIYDRAPGALDHALEVVGLAADDETLDALGAAMRRATGRQPALLGAVMEILDEAAGPARQPAGGAPTSIAGILRLARDRGTLDTLARRLLAVPDKSGELVAGVAAAMGVGSGTRAATGPEPGRSRPPEERKSPMGSDGR; encoded by the coding sequence GTGTCTACCGATCCCTCTGAACGTCCCGCGGTGGGGCCCGCTGCCGTACGGGAGTTGTTCGCCGCGCGGTTACGGGCGGAGCTGCACACGGGCGAGGACCGCAGGCAGGAGGTCTCCCCCGCCCGCCGGGCCTACCGGGAAGCGGCCTGTCTCCTGGGCCGTTTCGATCCGCTGCGGCTCCGGCTGCCCGGGGAACGGCAGGGGGCCGGCGGCGCGGTACTGGAACTGGTCGACGACTGCACGACCATGGGGACACAGGACCAGCCCGAGTGGTCCCTCAAGGACGATGTCAGGGAGCGGGCACTGCGCGGGCTGGCCGGACCCGAGGCCGCCCGGCGCGTCCTGGAGTGCCATCCCGGTCTCCCCGCCGAACCCGGCCCGGAGCGCTTCTGTCTGGCCTATCTGTCCGGCAGCCCCCCGGCGACGGACCGGCTGACCACCGACGAACTGGCCGACGCCCTCCAGGCGGTGCTGTGGCTCTCCCGGGTGCCGGGCATGACCGGGCTGCCGGACACCGCGGAGCTTCAGCACACCCTGGAGCGGGCCCGGCTGCTCGACCCCCTGGAGCGCCTCCTGCGCAGCCCGTTCCAGGGGCGCACGCGCGAACTCGCGGAGCTGCGGGACTATGTCACTTCGCCCGGCGGGTCCGCGGCTGCCGGAACCCGGCCGGACGGCCGTGCGCACCACCCGGCGCCGGTGCCCCCGCTGGTCGTCCACGGTCCCGGCGGGATGGGCAAGAGCACGCTCCTGGCCAAGTTCGTGCTCGACGGCATCCATGACCCGGCCGGCTGCTTCCCGTTCGCCTACATCGACTTCGAGCGGCCCACCCTCTCCATCCAGGAACCGGTCACGCTGATCGCCGAGTCGGCCCGGCAGCTGGGCATCCAGTTCCCCGCCCACCGCGCCGAGCTGGATGCGCTGGCCCTCGAGTGCCAGCAGGTGGCCCGCAGCCAGCGGGAGGGGCAGGAGCGGGTGACCCAGCTGCACGAACTCGCCACCACCCGGGCCGTGCTGGGGCGGCGCTCCTCGCAGGAGTTCCAGTCGCTGGCCGCCGGGCGGGAGACGGAACTGATCCGGCGGCTCGCCGATGTCCTGGCGCGGGCGGTGGCGGAGCGCAAGGGCGGGGAGAGCGCGCAGGACCCGCCGTTCGCGTGGGTCGTCGACTCGTTCGAGGCGGCGCAGTACCGCGGATCACCGGTGGTGGGCCGGATGGTGGCGATCTATCTCTCGTTCCAGAGCGTCTATCCGCGGATGCGGCTCATCGTCTCCGGGCGGGCGCCGGTCGATCATCCCGCGAAGACCATGAAGTCGCTCGACATCGAACTCGGCGAGCTCGACACGGAGGCGGCCGTCGGCCTGCTGGCGTCCTGCGGGGTGGAGGACCCCGAAGTGGCGCGGGCGCTGGCCGACCGCGTCGGCGGCCATCCGCTGAGTCTGAAGCTGGCCGCCCGGGCCGCCACCCTCGCGGGTCTCGGGGCCGAGCGGACCGGCGAGCTGATCCGCAGCCTGCCCGACCGCCGTCATCAGGTCTTCCGCCGGGTCGACCAGATGCTGGTCCAGGGCATCCTCTACGACCGCATCCTCAGCCACATCACCGACGAGGACGTCCGCCGGCTCGCCCACCCCGGTCTGGTGCTCCGGGTCATCACCCCCGAGATCATCAAGGATGTCCTCGCCGAACCCTGCGGGCTGCGGGTGACGACGCCGGAGGAGGCCCGCGCGCTCTTCGACGAGTTCAGCCGCCTGGACATGATGGAGCCCGCCCGTCCCGACGCCGTGCGCTACCGCAGCGATGTCCGCGCCATCATGCTGCGGCTGCCGGGCGGCGACCGTACCGCCGTGATGCGCGCCGTCGAACGCCGCGCGGTCGACCACTACGCCGCACGGGACGGGCTGGAGGCGCGCGCCGAGGAGATCTACCACCGTCTGCGGCTCGACGAGAACCCGCGGTCGGTGGAGGAGCGGTGGCTGCCGGGCGTCGAACGGTTCCTGATCGGGGCGCAGCAGGACATGACCCCGAGGGCCGCGGGCCTGCTCACCGCCCGGCTCGGCGGAGACGCTCCCGATCAGGTCACGGCGGGCGCCGACCAGGAGGACTGGGAACGGATCGCGGCCCGTGAGGTGGAGGATCTGCTCGCGCAGGGCTTCGCCGACGCGGCCTTCGAACGGCTCGGCAGACGACAGCCCTGGACGCCGTGCAGCCCCCTGCACGCCCTGCTCGCCGAGACGCTGAACCGGCTCGGGCGGCAGGAGGAGGCCCGTCGGGCCGTGTCGGACGCCATCGGCACGGCGGAGCACGCGGGCTGCGGGGAGCGCCGGCTGGAACTGCTGCTGCTCTCCGCCCGCCTCGCGGAGGACGCCGGCGATCCGGGGAGCGCGGGCCGCGCGCTGCGCACGGCGGAGGATGTCGCGGTAGGTCTCGGGCAGGACCTCGAAGCGATGGGCGCACTGCTGGCCCGTGCCCGGTTGACGGCGGGCGTCGACGGCACGGACCTGGAGGCGGGGCGCCAACTCGCCGAGCGGCTGCGGATGTTGCCCGACGCCGTCCTCGCCGACCGGCCCGTCCTCGTGCGCGCGGTCGCCTCGCAGATCTACGACCGGGCCCCCGGCGCGCTCGACCATGCGCTGGAGGTGGTGGGGCTGGCGGCCGACGACGAGACGCTGGACGCCCTGGGCGCGGCGATGCGGCGGGCGACCGGACGGCAACCGGCGCTGCTGGGTGCGGTGATGGAGATCCTGGACGAGGCCGCGGGGCCGGCCCGGCAGCCGGCCGGCGGCGCGCCGACCAGCATCGCGGGGATCCTGCGGCTGGCGCGCGACCGCGGCACCCTCGACACTCTCGCCCGGCGGCTGCTGGCCGTCCCCGACAAGAGCGGCGAGCTCGTCGCCGGGGTGGCGGCGGCCATGGGTGTGGGCAGCGGCACCCGCGCGGCCACCGGGCCGGAGCCCGGGAGGAGCCGCCCCCCGGAGGAAAGGAAGAGCCCCATGGGTTCTGACGGCCGGTGA
- a CDS encoding trypsin-like peptidase domain-containing protein, whose translation MNAYLSPDEIRQVLDAAVETGLADPAVRPLLLDGIMPRYRSTLPLNPAPGRQAHSDLNEMNRVERLVDGSVPLEIWLRNAVAETTAAEPLTVFQKALDEVARKAGGEPDVLAGLPSPTAEVKEQIVHRDDTVPIGFLRGGELAGGAVARLKVPPYQGGAPLQPNGFPHSGTGWLIAPALLVTNHHVVNARTGTGAGRPVADAEDLSLQARHTRARFDYDTDEVETEEATVSELVAADTELDYAVLRLAAEPARPVLRLATEPLAVAGGDFVAVNIIQHPGGQPKRVALRNNLVYEADEHDVRYFTDTRGGSSGSPVFTDDWKVVALHRGTRRVENVLFQGRTTAFVNVGTQMCRIMRHLQTSSPGVHAEIETAQQAAQRG comes from the coding sequence GTGAACGCCTACCTCTCGCCGGACGAGATCCGGCAGGTGCTGGACGCCGCGGTGGAGACCGGCCTTGCCGATCCCGCCGTCCGGCCGCTGCTGCTCGACGGCATCATGCCCCGCTACCGCAGCACGCTGCCGCTGAACCCCGCGCCCGGGCGACAGGCACACTCCGACCTGAACGAGATGAACCGGGTGGAGCGGCTGGTGGACGGCTCGGTGCCGCTGGAGATCTGGCTGCGCAACGCCGTCGCCGAGACCACCGCGGCCGAACCGCTCACCGTGTTCCAGAAGGCCCTGGACGAGGTGGCGCGGAAGGCGGGCGGTGAGCCGGATGTGCTGGCCGGGCTGCCCTCCCCCACCGCGGAGGTCAAGGAGCAGATCGTCCACCGGGACGACACGGTCCCGATCGGGTTCCTGCGGGGCGGCGAGCTGGCCGGAGGGGCGGTGGCCCGGCTCAAGGTGCCGCCGTACCAAGGGGGCGCGCCGCTTCAGCCCAACGGCTTCCCGCACTCCGGTACGGGGTGGCTGATCGCTCCCGCTCTGCTCGTCACCAACCACCATGTGGTCAACGCCAGGACCGGGACCGGCGCGGGGCGGCCGGTGGCGGACGCCGAGGATCTGAGCCTCCAGGCCCGGCACACCCGCGCCCGGTTCGACTACGACACCGACGAGGTGGAGACGGAGGAGGCCACCGTCAGCGAACTCGTCGCCGCGGACACGGAGTTGGACTATGCGGTGCTGCGGCTGGCCGCCGAGCCCGCCCGGCCGGTGCTGAGGCTGGCGACGGAACCGCTGGCGGTCGCCGGCGGGGACTTCGTGGCCGTCAACATCATCCAGCACCCGGGGGGCCAGCCGAAGCGGGTCGCGCTGCGCAACAACCTCGTCTACGAGGCCGACGAGCACGATGTGCGCTACTTCACCGACACCCGCGGCGGGTCCTCGGGCTCGCCGGTCTTCACGGACGACTGGAAGGTGGTGGCGCTCCACCGGGGGACCCGGCGCGTGGAGAACGTGCTGTTCCAGGGCCGGACCACGGCCTTCGTCAATGTCGGTACCCAGATGTGCCGCATCATGCGCCATCTGCAGACCAGCAGTCCCGGTGTCCATGCCGAGATCGAGACGGCACAACAGGCCGCACAGCGCGGCTGA
- a CDS encoding trypsin-like serine peptidase, whose protein sequence is MHGRRRSPVAAGPEQVFSDLREVAARVRDGLSWEVPESLEELPADELPAGQIAQFAQQERTRVLSAGVSGLEKLAEGRADEIDDDESFGVEAIVLLEGRPAILVRNHDFAPQQGDWAVLDGHRAAIRASLSRVGRVELSGHLSLDWLGTAFLVGPDVVMTNRHVAAEFARGDGTGWTFQQGIAARLDMGEEYGGPDAESAGPAYDVVEVLGIHEDVDLALLRVAPTAGAALPAPLAVAADAPADLPGRPVYCVGYPAYDGRRNEPESMRRIFMDIYNVKRLQPGTATELVPDRSVIKHDCSTLGGNSGSPVIDLTDHRVLGLHFGGRYGFGNYAVPLWQLVDDPLLDRAGVNFV, encoded by the coding sequence ATGCACGGACGGCGCAGATCGCCGGTGGCGGCCGGTCCCGAGCAGGTCTTCTCGGATCTGCGGGAGGTCGCGGCGCGGGTGAGGGACGGGCTGTCCTGGGAGGTCCCCGAGTCCCTGGAGGAGCTGCCCGCGGACGAGCTGCCCGCCGGGCAGATCGCGCAGTTCGCCCAGCAGGAGCGGACCCGTGTGCTGTCGGCGGGGGTGAGCGGTCTGGAGAAGCTCGCCGAGGGGCGCGCGGACGAGATCGACGACGACGAGTCCTTCGGCGTGGAAGCCATCGTGCTGCTCGAAGGCCGGCCGGCCATCCTCGTCCGGAACCACGACTTCGCGCCGCAGCAGGGGGACTGGGCGGTGCTCGACGGCCACCGGGCGGCGATCCGTGCCTCGCTCTCGCGGGTCGGGCGGGTCGAGCTGTCCGGCCATCTCAGTCTGGACTGGCTCGGCACGGCGTTCCTGGTCGGCCCGGATGTGGTGATGACGAACCGTCATGTGGCGGCGGAGTTCGCCCGCGGCGACGGCACCGGCTGGACCTTCCAGCAGGGCATCGCCGCCCGGCTCGACATGGGCGAGGAGTACGGCGGCCCGGATGCGGAGAGCGCCGGCCCCGCCTACGACGTCGTCGAGGTGCTGGGCATCCATGAGGACGTCGATCTGGCTCTGCTGCGGGTCGCGCCGACGGCCGGTGCCGCGCTGCCCGCTCCCCTGGCGGTGGCCGCGGACGCACCCGCCGATCTGCCCGGACGCCCCGTGTACTGCGTCGGCTACCCGGCCTACGACGGCCGGCGCAACGAACCCGAGTCGATGCGCCGGATCTTCATGGACATCTACAACGTCAAACGGCTCCAGCCCGGCACCGCCACGGAGCTGGTGCCGGACCGGAGCGTCATCAAGCACGACTGTTCCACGCTGGGCGGCAACAGCGGCTCACCCGTCATCGACCTCACCGACCACCGTGTGCTGGGCCTGCACTTCGGCGGCCGCTACGGCTTCGGCAACTACGCCGTACCGCTGTGGCAGCTGGTGGACGATCCGTTGCTGGACCGGGCGGGGGTCAACTTCGTATGA
- a CDS encoding ABC transporter substrate-binding protein: protein MRTPLKLSAAVAAAALALTTVTACGGSSAAGSEDKNGKIKIMVGGLDKVIYLPARLTQQLGYFEDEGVHVTLLTEPAGVQATTSLVSGDVQGVVGFYDHTLDLQVKGKQVESVVQLAHAPGEVEVVSDKAAGDLTSAKDFRGKKLGVTGLGSSTDFLTKYLAVKNGVQTNEFTPVAVGAGQTFISALQQASIQGGMTTDPTVAQILDKKLGKVLIDMRTPEGSQKALGGPYPSSSLYMNTDWVNSHKDTVRKLARALVKTLKWMSTHTPEQIAAKMPSDYAQGGKELYAQAIKDTLPMFTEDGVMPADGPATVERVLKAFNPNLKNATVDLKKTYTTEFVKK from the coding sequence ATGCGTACCCCGCTGAAGCTCTCTGCCGCCGTGGCCGCCGCCGCCCTCGCCCTGACCACCGTCACCGCCTGCGGCGGTTCCTCGGCCGCCGGCTCCGAGGACAAGAACGGCAAGATCAAGATCATGGTGGGCGGCCTCGACAAGGTCATCTATCTGCCCGCGAGACTCACCCAGCAGCTGGGCTATTTCGAGGACGAAGGCGTCCACGTCACGCTGCTGACCGAACCGGCCGGTGTGCAGGCCACCACCTCGCTGGTCTCCGGCGACGTCCAGGGCGTCGTCGGCTTCTACGACCACACCCTCGATCTCCAGGTCAAGGGCAAGCAGGTGGAATCGGTGGTGCAGCTCGCGCACGCCCCCGGTGAGGTCGAAGTCGTCTCCGACAAGGCGGCGGGCGACCTCACCTCGGCCAAGGACTTCAGGGGCAAGAAGCTCGGCGTCACCGGCCTCGGCTCGTCCACCGACTTCCTGACCAAGTACCTCGCGGTGAAGAACGGCGTGCAGACGAACGAGTTCACCCCGGTGGCGGTCGGCGCCGGACAGACCTTCATCTCGGCCCTCCAACAGGCCTCGATCCAGGGCGGGATGACGACGGACCCGACGGTCGCGCAGATCCTGGACAAGAAGCTCGGCAAGGTCCTCATCGACATGCGCACCCCCGAGGGCTCGCAGAAGGCGCTCGGCGGCCCGTACCCGTCCTCCAGCCTGTACATGAACACCGACTGGGTGAACAGCCACAAGGACACCGTGCGGAAGCTGGCCCGCGCCCTGGTGAAGACCCTCAAGTGGATGTCCACGCACACCCCCGAGCAGATCGCCGCGAAGATGCCGTCCGACTACGCGCAGGGCGGCAAGGAACTGTACGCCCAGGCGATCAAGGACACCCTGCCGATGTTCACCGAGGACGGTGTGATGCCGGCCGACGGCCCCGCGACCGTCGAACGCGTCCTGAAGGCCTTCAACCCCAACCTCAAGAACGCCACGGTGGACCTGAAGAAGACCTACACCACCGAATTCGTCAAGAAATAG